A genomic window from Tolypothrix sp. PCC 7910 includes:
- a CDS encoding AAA-like domain-containing protein, with the protein MNNIEEIIATTEALIVNKTGKSLSFIQKAILSASLSETKKNYAQIALENNYSENYIRRMVAPKLWQLLSDIFGEKINRTNCRAVLEHQLEPKFLEPKFSQTALKHTEKPQKIYLEPPEGQVPLASPFYIECSLEKICYEEILRPRAFIHIRAPRKMGKTSLMTRIIAHGILHHHQTVRLSLHRAETEVFTSLEKFLRWFCANATYQLGIASRLEEFWNQDMGALMNCTIYFQKYLLQEISSPIILALDELNKLFEYPQLTRDFLGLLRSWYEETRDISIWQKLRLLIVTSSDIYINLDINNFLFNVGLRIELPRFTTLQIEDLAQRHKLYLSTLELEKIMALTGGFPYLVRLLFYHSVQSQITVDDLLQNATSDTGIFGNHLHEQLNFLMQSSNLINSFEEVIKSSLPITLEQETALKLKNLGLIHIDNKLAKVSCLLYKNYFSDYFRKKFEVKEKNSKLKYISSKQKSWSKVSS; encoded by the coding sequence ATGAATAACATAGAAGAAATCATTGCCACTACTGAAGCATTAATTGTTAATAAAACAGGAAAATCTCTATCGTTTATTCAGAAAGCTATATTGTCGGCATCTCTATCAGAAACTAAAAAAAATTATGCACAAATTGCTTTAGAAAACAACTATTCGGAAAATTATATTAGGCGAATGGTTGCTCCCAAGCTATGGCAACTACTTTCTGATATTTTTGGTGAGAAAATTAATCGGACTAATTGTCGTGCTGTACTAGAGCATCAATTAGAACCGAAATTTTTAGAACCGAAATTTTCTCAAACGGCATTAAAGCATACGGAAAAGCCACAGAAGATATATTTGGAACCTCCAGAAGGGCAAGTTCCTCTTGCTTCTCCTTTTTATATTGAATGTAGCTTAGAAAAGATATGTTATGAAGAAATTCTGCGGCCTCGTGCATTTATTCACATCAGAGCGCCGCGCAAGATGGGCAAAACTTCTTTAATGACTAGAATTATTGCTCATGGCATTTTGCATCATCATCAGACAGTAAGGTTAAGCTTACATCGTGCTGAAACAGAAGTTTTCACCTCATTAGAAAAATTTTTGCGTTGGTTTTGCGCTAATGCCACTTACCAATTAGGAATCGCATCAAGGCTAGAGGAATTTTGGAATCAAGATATGGGAGCTTTGATGAACTGTACTATTTACTTTCAAAAGTATTTATTACAAGAAATATCCAGTCCCATTATCTTAGCATTGGATGAATTAAATAAATTGTTTGAGTACCCTCAACTGACCCGTGATTTTTTAGGTTTACTGCGCTCATGGTATGAAGAAACTAGAGATATATCTATTTGGCAGAAATTACGCTTATTAATTGTCACATCCAGTGATATTTATATTAATTTAGATATTAATAATTTTTTGTTTAACGTAGGATTGAGAATTGAATTACCTCGGTTTACAACATTACAAATAGAGGATTTAGCTCAACGTCATAAACTTTACCTTTCTACTTTAGAGTTGGAAAAAATAATGGCGCTTACTGGAGGATTTCCTTACTTAGTACGGCTATTATTTTATCATAGCGTTCAATCTCAAATTACAGTTGATGATTTACTCCAAAATGCTACTAGCGATACTGGAATATTTGGCAACCATTTACACGAACAATTAAACTTTTTAATGCAAAGCTCCAATTTAATTAACAGTTTTGAGGAAGTCATAAAATCATCATTACCAATTACTTTAGAGCAAGAAACTGCATTGAAACTAAAGAATTTAGGACTAATTCATATAGATAATAAACTTGCAAAAGTTAGTTGCCTTTTATATAAAAATTATTTTAGCGATTATTTTAGAAAAAAGTTTGAGGTAAAGGAGAAAAATAGCAAGTTAAAGTATATTAGTAGTAAGCAGAAATCTTGGAGTAAAGTTAGCTCTTAA
- a CDS encoding YncE family protein, which translates to MNKQANSTPAVDLVIVIDTSPSMRDEAQALSDAAASAIAKAKSSCPSDLRVVWLGIEGVWKGTNFDQTIRNYLTQKVKVSESKLRGRKRGELKSAGAQEDAARAIEDICDYFDWRKDALRAIFYLGDEALEGGGDKTEQKDIKAADNSIQTAQKAKVTVHTYFGTSNSKHQGGIKSEYARVATSTGGQYFTDKDTINGFSTVLEKVICGSRTATTVTTVKNANTATTIKLQPGAVYIQDCVSNELSKLYTLDLATGKATFIGEIVTEVSDIAFVGSELYGLDREGDKTRLVKIDLNSGDAIAIGDIGFAAAGLAYNRQRQTLYATTAKQLIAINLQTGKGTLAATVADKDHNCGEVAFDADGKAYITLIGYDKKKLLASTNLDTGEVKHIGDIGFADVASLEFVGDVLYGVTGNFFNLGKDGQLIRIDTKTGKGTLVAITDPVGRWAGISIYQPVTAVTTTTTPKVNSKEESEKAKVSQEIKNVKEESMTILTIDTKNNCYVIDANQMNHLQQNVATSYVFEKGSYDIRITSGSYSYATTKTEGEPFILLWIYGVEGSTFINQNTGFEVGATWTTLNGYNDRLKLEVKEKAVLNALFFDLNNADNSGAINLTINSNKPYFNPQTLTVDSKRNCYVLDEKHLSTLKQYGANFVELAPGNYRIKIREGNASYWSDNKKFNIEPWALMWLKGGKTITKLAGIEVSETWLSLNGLKDEVVLEIKEKTTLTGLFFDTYKEDNEGQIILAIEPINATELAERYQKQEKIVTNGSVTTVTTETVTTINGNGGGSGSREAVGVGSGREFTFRINEEEFKKKWEQQLQQITSSIKVIDETDVTLEAKYWDQLEQWLLKNYEKHFKSLSVEIAKVRFSMDAYLQQMEFSLNQHLQGWSSYLDKLLEDKISIEISNKINQQINQYVDQTFEQRIRNNVGLIINNLVNKQELNQYIDRHVNQQIDQTFEQRIRNNVGLIINNLVNKQELNQYIDQHVNQQVDQTFEQKVRNNVSLIINNLVNKQELNQYIDQHVNQQVDQNFEQKINNNVDLIINSIINKQELNQYIDNHVNQQVDQTFEQKIQNNINVITKNIVANNTEINNYVNQQIDQGFEEKVRNNIELIISNIINKQELNHHLDQHIEQHLDQSFEQKIRNNIQLITQNLITDNSELSQYFTQVIDNSFEQKIQNHIQVITQNIINDNDVLNHYVDQRLQQTVNHNTEINHNIVNIVANSTEINNKIENIRNEWNETFISLVTQRVDELINIIGGREAFIKLITQNIVHNNAEINQYVSQQIDITYEQKVQNYVKLITQNIVNNNDVLNQYVDLRLQHNVTNNKVVINQIFDNDQITQKIQNILVDNSQIHQKIENVVINSNEINNRILNFVVNSNEINNKINNIYKDVDIKIENVRNEWNQSFITLVRQYVNELINIIGDNDTFNLRVANVINVKVDELLNQILRIRNELTVIIHNADRHLYEWTLGELMAIKGCLTDRQALVEQLVTFSTELRVKLDNTNCVDINTFKPFKPLSIPQQLPANR; encoded by the coding sequence ATGAATAAACAAGCAAATTCTACACCTGCTGTTGATTTAGTAATTGTCATCGATACTAGCCCTTCGATGAGAGATGAAGCCCAAGCTTTAAGTGATGCTGCTGCTAGTGCGATCGCTAAAGCTAAATCTAGTTGTCCTTCCGATTTAAGAGTAGTTTGGTTAGGTATAGAAGGTGTTTGGAAAGGGACAAACTTCGACCAAACTATCAGAAATTATCTAACTCAAAAAGTAAAGGTATCAGAATCTAAGCTGCGGGGTAGAAAAAGAGGCGAACTCAAATCTGCAGGAGCGCAGGAAGATGCGGCACGAGCAATTGAAGATATATGCGACTACTTTGATTGGCGCAAAGATGCACTACGAGCAATTTTTTATCTGGGTGATGAAGCACTCGAAGGCGGTGGAGATAAAACAGAGCAAAAAGATATTAAAGCCGCTGATAATTCCATCCAAACAGCCCAAAAAGCAAAAGTTACTGTTCATACCTATTTTGGAACTTCTAATAGCAAGCATCAAGGAGGGATCAAAAGCGAATATGCCAGGGTTGCAACCTCAACAGGAGGGCAATATTTTACAGATAAAGACACAATTAATGGTTTTAGTACCGTCTTAGAGAAAGTTATTTGTGGTAGTCGTACAGCTACAACTGTAACTACAGTTAAAAATGCAAATACAGCTACAACTATCAAACTCCAACCAGGGGCAGTTTATATTCAAGATTGTGTCTCCAATGAATTAAGCAAACTCTACACTCTGGATTTAGCCACAGGTAAAGCTACTTTTATTGGTGAGATAGTTACAGAAGTTTCTGACATTGCTTTCGTTGGTTCCGAACTCTATGGCTTGGATCGAGAAGGCGACAAAACTCGACTAGTTAAAATTGATCTTAATTCAGGTGATGCGATCGCAATTGGCGATATTGGTTTTGCTGCAGCTGGCTTAGCATATAATCGCCAACGCCAAACCCTCTACGCTACAACAGCTAAACAACTAATTGCGATTAATCTCCAAACAGGTAAAGGTACACTCGCAGCCACAGTAGCAGATAAAGACCACAACTGTGGGGAAGTAGCCTTTGATGCTGATGGCAAAGCTTACATTACCTTGATTGGTTACGACAAGAAAAAGTTATTAGCTAGTACAAACCTTGATACTGGCGAAGTTAAACATATTGGCGATATTGGTTTTGCCGATGTTGCCAGTTTGGAATTTGTTGGTGATGTTTTATATGGTGTAACTGGCAACTTCTTTAACTTAGGTAAAGACGGTCAATTAATCCGTATAGATACTAAAACAGGTAAAGGAACATTAGTTGCGATCACCGACCCTGTGGGACGTTGGGCAGGTATCAGTATTTATCAACCAGTTACAGCAGTAACTACAACAACTACCCCAAAAGTAAACTCGAAAGAAGAATCTGAAAAGGCAAAGGTTTCGCAAGAAATTAAAAATGTCAAGGAAGAAAGTATGACTATTTTAACCATCGACACCAAAAATAATTGCTACGTTATCGATGCCAATCAAATGAACCACCTGCAACAAAATGTTGCAACTTCGTATGTTTTTGAGAAAGGCAGTTATGACATCAGAATTACTAGTGGTAGCTATAGTTATGCGACGACAAAAACAGAAGGCGAACCTTTCATTCTACTTTGGATATATGGTGTCGAGGGTAGTACATTTATTAACCAAAATACAGGGTTTGAGGTAGGTGCAACCTGGACAACTCTCAATGGCTATAACGATCGCCTGAAGTTAGAAGTCAAGGAAAAAGCAGTTCTTAATGCCTTATTCTTTGATTTGAATAATGCTGATAATAGTGGTGCGATTAATCTTACTATTAACAGTAATAAGCCATATTTCAATCCCCAGACTTTAACAGTTGACAGCAAACGCAATTGTTATGTTTTGGATGAGAAGCATCTGTCTACTCTAAAACAATACGGTGCTAATTTTGTTGAGTTAGCTCCAGGCAATTACCGCATCAAAATTCGTGAAGGCAATGCCAGCTATTGGTCAGATAATAAGAAGTTCAATATAGAGCCTTGGGCTTTAATGTGGCTGAAAGGTGGAAAAACTATTACTAAACTGGCTGGCATTGAAGTTAGCGAAACTTGGCTTTCATTGAATGGTCTCAAAGATGAAGTAGTTTTAGAAATCAAAGAAAAAACTACATTAACAGGGTTATTTTTTGACACATACAAGGAAGATAACGAAGGACAAATTATTCTCGCTATAGAGCCAATTAATGCTACTGAACTAGCTGAAAGATATCAAAAACAGGAAAAAATCGTTACTAATGGATCTGTGACAACTGTAACGACCGAGACTGTCACTACTATTAATGGTAATGGTGGTGGCTCTGGAAGTCGTGAAGCAGTAGGTGTGGGTTCTGGCAGAGAGTTCACTTTCCGTATTAATGAAGAAGAATTTAAGAAGAAGTGGGAGCAGCAGTTACAACAGATTACTTCATCTATCAAAGTTATAGATGAAACTGATGTCACTTTAGAAGCTAAGTATTGGGATCAGCTAGAACAGTGGCTTTTAAAGAACTACGAGAAGCACTTTAAGAGCCTCTCTGTAGAAATCGCCAAAGTCAGATTTTCGATGGATGCTTATCTACAACAGATGGAGTTTAGTCTCAACCAGCATTTACAAGGCTGGTCTAGCTACTTGGACAAGCTTCTAGAAGATAAAATTAGCATCGAGATATCAAATAAAATTAACCAGCAAATCAACCAATACGTTGACCAAACATTTGAGCAAAGAATACGTAACAATGTTGGTTTAATTATCAACAATCTGGTCAATAAGCAGGAACTTAATCAGTATATTGACCGCCATGTCAATCAACAAATTGACCAAACATTTGAGCAAAGAATACGTAACAATGTTGGTTTAATTATCAACAATCTGGTCAACAAGCAAGAACTCAACCAATATATTGACCAGCACGTCAATCAGCAAGTTGACCAAACCTTCGAGCAAAAAGTACGTAACAACGTTTCCTTAATCATCAATAATCTGGTCAATAAGCAAGAACTCAACCAGTATATTGACCAGCATGTTAATCAGCAAGTTGACCAAAATTTCGAGCAAAAAATCAACAATAACGTTGACTTAATCATCAACAGCATCATCAATAAGCAGGAACTCAATCAGTACATTGACAACCATGTCAATCAGCAAGTTGACCAAACCTTCGAGCAGAAGATCCAAAACAACATCAACGTAATTACCAAAAATATTGTTGCGAACAATACCGAAATCAATAATTACGTCAATCAGCAAATAGACCAAGGCTTTGAAGAAAAGGTACGTAACAACATTGAACTAATTATCAGCAACATCATCAACAAGCAAGAACTTAACCACCACCTTGACCAACATATCGAGCAGCACTTAGACCAAAGCTTTGAACAAAAAATACGTAACAACATCCAACTAATTACTCAGAATCTCATCACTGATAATAGTGAGCTAAGCCAATACTTTACCCAAGTAATCGATAATAGCTTTGAGCAAAAAATCCAAAATCACATTCAAGTGATTACCCAGAACATTATTAATGATAATGATGTGCTCAACCATTACGTTGACCAGCGTCTACAGCAAACGGTTAACCATAACACTGAAATTAATCACAATATTGTGAATATCGTTGCTAACAGTACTGAAATCAACAACAAAATTGAGAATATCCGCAACGAATGGAACGAAACATTTATCAGTTTAGTGACACAGCGAGTTGATGAACTGATTAACATCATTGGTGGTAGAGAAGCATTCATCAAATTGATTACTCAGAACATTGTGCATAATAATGCTGAGATTAATCAGTATGTCAGCCAGCAAATTGACATTACTTACGAGCAAAAAGTCCAAAATTACGTTAAGCTAATTACTCAAAACATTGTCAATAATAATGACGTATTAAACCAGTACGTCGATCTGAGGTTACAGCACAATGTCACCAACAATAAAGTTGTCATTAATCAAATTTTTGATAATGACCAAATAACCCAGAAGATTCAGAATATCTTGGTTGATAATTCTCAAATTCACCAAAAAATTGAAAATGTTGTGATCAATAGCAATGAAATTAACAACAGAATTCTGAATTTCGTTGTTAACAGCAATGAAATTAATAACAAGATTAACAATATCTACAAAGATGTTGACATCAAGATTGAGAATGTTCGCAACGAGTGGAATCAGTCATTTATCACTCTGGTTAGACAGTACGTTAATGAACTGATCAACATTATTGGCGACAACGATACATTCAATCTCCGGGTGGCGAATGTTATTAACGTCAAGGTGGACGAACTTCTCAACCAAATCTTGAGAATTAGAAACGAATTGACTGTGATTATTCACAACGCCGACAGACATCTCTATGAATGGACTTTGGGTGAATTGATGGCGATTAAAGGCTGCTTAACAGACCGTCAAGCTTTAGTCGAGCAGTTAGTCACTTTCAGTACTGAACTGAGAGTCAAGCTGGATAATACCAACTGCGTAGATATCAACACATTCAAGCCGTTCAAACCTCTTTCCATTCCTCAACAGTTACCAGCAAACAGATAA
- a CDS encoding 2OG-Fe(II) oxygenase, with product MKNYQQQSNAFPSDYLNKLWGEIHACPYFSVNNLNRDFVGTKGFSVVFQKSCIAQVEQQFPYFKPYLDLALLPNCNAFYLNPLLLKEGSRVDPHIDRSLRSYCKTIEPPLVVSVLYVRVPPDMQGGELVLRSHKRQLGQIKPQMNTLVHFQGDLTHSVNAVKTPGNRLSLVCEQYSLDEVELAEIPEFTIESRVAKSTTKKRK from the coding sequence GTGAAAAACTATCAACAACAATCAAATGCTTTCCCCAGCGATTATCTCAATAAATTATGGGGAGAAATTCATGCTTGTCCTTACTTTTCTGTCAATAACCTTAACCGCGATTTTGTTGGTACGAAGGGATTTTCTGTGGTATTTCAAAAATCATGTATAGCACAAGTAGAGCAGCAGTTTCCCTATTTCAAGCCTTACTTAGATTTAGCTCTTTTACCTAACTGTAACGCTTTTTACCTCAATCCTTTATTACTCAAAGAAGGTTCTCGTGTCGATCCGCATATAGATCGCTCTTTGCGTTCATACTGTAAAACTATAGAACCGCCTTTAGTTGTTAGCGTTCTTTATGTGCGCGTACCTCCCGATATGCAGGGGGGAGAATTGGTACTGCGATCGCACAAACGCCAACTTGGGCAAATTAAGCCACAAATGAATACTTTAGTTCACTTTCAAGGCGATTTAACTCATTCTGTTAATGCAGTCAAAACTCCTGGAAATCGTCTGAGTTTAGTTTGCGAACAGTATAGTTTAGATGAAGTAGAACTCGCAGAAATACCAGAATTTACTATTGAGTCGAGAGTAGCTAAATCTACGACGAAAAAGCGTAAGTAA
- a CDS encoding DUF3067 family protein, translating into MTGQQLRQLLLEKWGRSYDVQLRRSQGKIFLQVMWKYVEQASFPLSEEEYQAHLDSIANYLNALGGTTQVQTFITQTRDRPRLGKAVSIPLDLGERSSEWIL; encoded by the coding sequence ATGACAGGACAGCAATTACGTCAACTGTTGCTTGAAAAGTGGGGACGCTCTTACGATGTGCAGCTGCGGCGATCCCAGGGAAAAATTTTTTTGCAAGTCATGTGGAAGTATGTTGAGCAAGCTTCTTTTCCCTTAAGCGAAGAGGAATATCAAGCCCATCTTGATAGCATTGCCAATTATCTTAATGCCTTAGGTGGAACGACTCAAGTCCAAACCTTTATCACTCAAACACGCGATCGCCCTCGCCTGGGCAAAGCTGTGAGTATTCCCCTCGATTTGGGGGAACGTTCTTCAGAATGGATCTTATGA
- a CDS encoding Gfo/Idh/MocA family protein, producing the protein MVCTLHTQKKIGVAIVGTGFGQKVHIPGFKAHHRTEVVAVYHRDINTAKAIAQAHDIPHACDNITDIVKLPEVQAVSIATPPFLHYEMAKAVLHAGKHLLLEKPTTINVAEAQELYQLAQEKGVIATVDFEFRFVPGWQKFSQLLSAGYVGNKRLIRIDWLGSSRADASRPWNWYSSQDKGGGALGSLGSHAFDYIYWLFGPVRRLSAHLSTAIPTRIDPASGESKPVETDDTCVLALELADGTPCQLTISAVVHAPRTHWLEVYGDRGTLVLGSENQKDYIHGFQVWGSQQGTALTEIEIPQNLLFPHNHADGRISAFIRVVDQWVQGIDRQQQLIPSLREGVYSQLLMDLSHQSHKTGSWVDVPNWESFLN; encoded by the coding sequence ATGGTTTGTACATTACATACTCAAAAAAAGATTGGCGTGGCGATTGTAGGTACAGGATTTGGACAGAAAGTCCACATTCCTGGATTCAAAGCACATCATCGCACTGAGGTAGTAGCTGTTTACCATCGCGATATCAATACAGCCAAAGCGATCGCCCAAGCTCATGATATTCCCCATGCTTGTGATAACATTACAGACATTGTCAAGTTGCCAGAAGTCCAAGCAGTTAGCATTGCTACCCCACCATTTTTGCATTATGAAATGGCTAAAGCAGTACTGCACGCAGGCAAGCATTTATTACTAGAAAAACCAACAACTATAAACGTAGCTGAAGCCCAAGAACTTTATCAATTAGCCCAGGAAAAAGGCGTAATTGCAACTGTAGATTTTGAATTTCGCTTTGTCCCAGGATGGCAGAAATTTTCACAGCTATTATCAGCAGGTTATGTAGGCAACAAACGCCTGATTAGAATTGATTGGCTAGGTTCCTCACGTGCAGATGCTTCCCGCCCTTGGAATTGGTATTCTTCTCAAGATAAGGGAGGCGGTGCATTAGGTTCTTTAGGTTCTCACGCCTTTGATTATATTTACTGGCTATTTGGCCCAGTACGCCGATTAAGCGCCCATTTAAGTACCGCCATTCCCACACGTATCGACCCAGCTAGCGGTGAAAGCAAGCCAGTGGAGACAGATGATACTTGTGTATTGGCGTTGGAATTAGCTGATGGTACACCTTGCCAACTTACGATTAGTGCAGTTGTTCACGCACCGAGAACACATTGGTTAGAAGTGTATGGCGATCGCGGTACTTTAGTTTTAGGCAGCGAAAATCAAAAAGACTATATCCACGGTTTTCAGGTTTGGGGTTCCCAACAGGGTACAGCTTTAACTGAAATCGAAATTCCACAAAACTTACTATTTCCCCACAACCACGCCGATGGGCGCATTTCCGCATTTATCCGTGTTGTAGACCAATGGGTACAAGGAATTGACCGCCAGCAACAATTAATTCCATCGCTGCGAGAAGGAGTTTATTCGCAATTATTGATGGATTTATCCCATCAATCCCATAAAACAGGAAGCTGGGTAGATGTCCCCAATTGGGAAAGTTTTTTAAACTAA
- the petA gene encoding cytochrome f, which yields MRNASITARFTRSTRAIVKTLLIAIATVTFYFTSDLALPQSAAAYPFWAQQTYPETPREPTGRIVCANCHLAAKPTEVEVPQSVLPDTVFKAVVKIPYDTSVQQVGADGSKVGLNVGAVLMLPEGFKIAPEDRISEELKEEVGDTYFQTYSEDKENVVIVGPLPGEQYQEIVFPVLSPNPATDKNIHFGKYSVHVGGNRGRGQVYPTGEKSNNSVYSAAAAGTITKIAKEEDGDGNVKYVVSIKTDAGEVVSDTIPLGPELIVSEGQAVKAGDALTNNPNVGGFGQKDTEIVLQDANRVKWLIAFIALVMLAQVMLVLKKKQVEKVQAAEMNF from the coding sequence ATGAGAAATGCTTCGATAACAGCGAGGTTCACTCGCAGTACTAGAGCAATAGTCAAAACATTGCTCATAGCGATCGCCACGGTGACATTCTACTTCACCAGCGATTTAGCTCTGCCACAATCGGCTGCTGCCTACCCTTTTTGGGCACAGCAAACCTATCCAGAAACCCCCCGCGAACCAACAGGCCGGATTGTTTGCGCCAACTGTCACTTAGCTGCAAAGCCGACAGAAGTGGAAGTTCCGCAATCAGTGCTACCTGACACCGTATTTAAAGCCGTGGTGAAAATCCCCTACGATACTAGCGTGCAGCAAGTAGGTGCTGATGGCTCTAAAGTCGGTTTGAATGTTGGCGCTGTATTGATGCTACCCGAAGGCTTCAAGATTGCTCCTGAAGACCGCATTTCTGAAGAACTCAAAGAAGAAGTCGGCGATACTTATTTCCAAACTTACAGCGAAGATAAGGAAAACGTCGTCATCGTTGGCCCTCTCCCTGGTGAACAGTATCAGGAAATCGTCTTCCCAGTTCTGTCTCCCAACCCCGCAACTGATAAAAACATCCACTTTGGTAAATATTCAGTTCACGTAGGTGGTAACAGGGGACGCGGACAAGTTTACCCAACTGGTGAAAAGAGCAACAACTCTGTTTACAGTGCTGCTGCTGCTGGTACAATCACCAAGATTGCCAAAGAAGAAGATGGAGATGGCAACGTCAAATACGTAGTGAGCATTAAAACCGACGCTGGTGAAGTTGTCTCTGATACGATTCCTTTAGGCCCCGAACTAATTGTTTCTGAAGGGCAAGCTGTAAAAGCTGGTGATGCTTTAACCAATAATCCCAACGTTGGTGGATTTGGTCAAAAAGATACAGAAATCGTATTGCAAGACGCTAATCGAGTTAAATGGTTGATTGCATTCATCGCGCTTGTGATGTTAGCTCAAGTCATGCTGGTGCTGAAGAAGAAGCAGGTTGAGAAAGTCCAAGCCGCAGAAATGAATTTCTAA
- the petC gene encoding cytochrome b6-f complex iron-sulfur subunit: MAQFSESADVPDMGRRQFMNLLTFGTVTGVALGALYPVVNYFIPPAAGGAGGGATAKDELGNDVSVSKFLASHNVGDRSLVQGLKGDPTYLVVESKEAIGDYGINAICTHLGCVVPWNVAENKFKCPCHGSQYDATGKVVRGPAPLSLALAHTKVEDDKVVVTPWTETDFRTGEEPWWA, translated from the coding sequence ATGGCTCAATTTTCTGAATCAGCAGACGTGCCCGATATGGGGCGTCGTCAATTCATGAATCTGCTCACTTTTGGAACCGTCACTGGAGTGGCTCTGGGTGCATTGTATCCCGTTGTCAATTATTTTATTCCACCTGCTGCAGGTGGCGCTGGTGGCGGTGCAACGGCAAAAGACGAGCTGGGCAACGATGTTAGCGTCAGCAAGTTTCTAGCAAGCCATAATGTAGGCGATCGCTCCCTCGTTCAGGGACTCAAGGGCGACCCAACTTATCTTGTAGTAGAAAGCAAAGAAGCGATTGGCGATTACGGCATTAATGCCATCTGCACCCACCTGGGTTGTGTTGTGCCCTGGAACGTGGCTGAGAACAAGTTTAAATGTCCTTGTCATGGTTCCCAATACGATGCAACGGGTAAGGTTGTTCGTGGCCCCGCGCCGCTTTCTTTGGCTTTGGCGCATACCAAAGTAGAAGACGACAAAGTCGTAGTTACTCCTTGGACTGAAACCGATTTCCGTACCGGCGAAGAACCTTGGTGGGCTTAA
- a CDS encoding pentapeptide repeat-containing protein, producing MIDQDIIKRYAERERNFQHLNLSQIFLQGVDFSNVDFSYANLSSANLSDANLSFAKLIWTDLNRADFQKSNLTQANLSNVSLLWANLSYAILAKANLTGAHLSYAQLDHVCLQDANLTEINLEKACLIKADLTGANLFRASLKAADFTNAILERANLCQCNGEGAILYGACLRKVDLEGAQLQDAILKGADLTGSDLINIDLSNADLSDAILRQVALELASLLNADLSDADLGLASLFKANLEEAVLNGANLSDSDLRHTNFTNTKLEGVNFSGSRVKGAQFTDAIGLTPQQKQWLKENGALNIPDLES from the coding sequence ATGATTGACCAAGACATTATCAAACGATATGCAGAGCGAGAAAGAAATTTTCAACACCTTAATTTAAGCCAAATTTTTTTGCAAGGTGTTGATTTTAGTAATGTTGATTTTAGTTATGCTAACCTTAGTAGTGCCAATCTTAGTGATGCTAATTTAAGTTTTGCCAAGCTAATTTGGACAGATTTGAATCGAGCCGACTTTCAAAAAAGTAATTTAACTCAAGCAAATCTGTCGAATGTGAGTTTATTGTGGGCAAACTTGAGCTATGCTATTTTAGCTAAAGCGAACTTAACAGGCGCTCACTTAAGTTACGCCCAGCTAGATCATGTATGTTTACAAGATGCAAATTTAACGGAAATCAATTTAGAAAAAGCTTGTTTAATTAAAGCAGATTTAACAGGAGCTAATTTATTTAGAGCTAGCCTCAAAGCAGCAGATTTTACTAACGCTATTTTGGAGCGTGCCAATCTTTGCCAATGTAATGGTGAAGGGGCTATTTTATATGGTGCTTGTTTACGAAAAGTTGATTTAGAAGGAGCGCAATTACAGGATGCTATTTTAAAAGGTGCAGATTTAACTGGGTCAGATTTAATTAATATAGATTTGAGTAATGCAGATTTGAGTGATGCGATTTTACGTCAAGTTGCCTTAGAGTTAGCTTCTTTATTGAATGCAGATTTGAGTGATGCTGACTTAGGATTAGCTTCTTTATTTAAAGCTAACTTAGAGGAGGCAGTTTTGAATGGTGCGAATTTGAGTGATAGTGATTTAAGACATACAAATTTTACAAATACTAAATTAGAAGGGGTAAATTTTTCCGGTTCTCGTGTTAAGGGAGCACAGTTTACTGATGCAATTGGATTAACTCCTCAACAAAAGCAATGGCTGAAAGAAAATGGAGCATTGAATATTCCTGATTTAGAATCATAA